Proteins encoded together in one Terriglobus sp. TAA 43 window:
- a CDS encoding DUF805 domain-containing protein, whose translation MTTWLRFLFSFRGTVARRPFAVAAVLLVMVKYGIDSAVAADFGVPWHITAYVMPASTVNSVSMMHLHPALFALLWAIAIPFFWAGVSLTLRRLRDAGLPSALLALFFIPVANFLLFLTLCLSPTQREDDSEEDEAFVYRPNAPVMGFTLAVGLGIVLVWFSARFLAQYAWGLFLGVPFAIGFVTSWFLNARKVRSSTLTSGVASTAVLVVGACLLQFRLEGVICLIMAVPLAVPLAVGGAMVARACLLRSAEKLLPHTGSLSLCVGILPMLMLMEHGVAPQPGIRPVTTSIVVNAPVDRVWDNVVAFPPLPAPNEWVFRTGIAYPTGATITGTGVGAVRRCRFSTGDFVEPITVWDRNHLLAFDVAEQPAAMAEITLGAGPLHTPHIERNYLRSHHGQFRLVALSANQTLLEGTTWYQDYFWPQAYWRPWSDAIIHRIHMRVLQHVKQQAEVATTVATTP comes from the coding sequence ATGACGACATGGCTGCGATTCCTGTTCTCCTTCCGAGGAACCGTTGCGCGGCGGCCATTTGCCGTAGCTGCAGTGCTTCTGGTGATGGTCAAGTACGGCATTGATTCCGCAGTGGCCGCGGATTTCGGCGTGCCTTGGCACATAACCGCATATGTGATGCCAGCGTCGACCGTAAACAGCGTCAGCATGATGCATCTGCATCCAGCGCTGTTCGCCCTTCTATGGGCGATTGCGATTCCGTTCTTCTGGGCGGGCGTTTCGCTCACGTTGCGCCGTCTTCGCGATGCCGGTCTGCCGTCCGCGCTGCTGGCGCTGTTCTTCATCCCCGTCGCCAACTTCCTGCTATTCCTTACGCTCTGTCTATCGCCTACGCAACGCGAGGACGACTCGGAAGAGGACGAAGCTTTCGTCTATCGCCCCAACGCTCCCGTGATGGGATTCACCCTGGCTGTTGGCCTGGGGATTGTGCTGGTGTGGTTCTCCGCTCGTTTTCTGGCGCAGTATGCGTGGGGGCTGTTCCTGGGCGTGCCATTCGCCATCGGCTTTGTAACTTCCTGGTTCCTGAATGCGCGCAAGGTCCGTTCATCGACGCTGACCTCGGGAGTTGCTTCAACCGCTGTGCTGGTTGTGGGTGCGTGCCTGCTGCAGTTTCGCCTGGAGGGCGTGATTTGCCTGATCATGGCAGTACCGCTTGCCGTTCCACTCGCCGTCGGTGGCGCCATGGTGGCTCGAGCCTGCCTGCTGCGCAGCGCAGAGAAACTACTGCCTCATACTGGAAGTCTGTCTTTGTGCGTCGGCATTCTTCCAATGCTCATGCTGATGGAACATGGGGTGGCCCCGCAGCCGGGGATCCGACCCGTGACCACGAGTATTGTGGTGAATGCTCCCGTTGACCGCGTGTGGGACAACGTCGTCGCATTCCCTCCGCTGCCAGCGCCCAACGAATGGGTCTTTCGCACTGGCATCGCGTATCCCACCGGAGCAACGATCACCGGCACGGGCGTAGGTGCGGTGCGTCGTTGTCGCTTCTCCACGGGCGACTTTGTGGAACCCATCACAGTGTGGGACCGCAATCACCTGCTTGCATTTGACGTGGCAGAGCAGCCCGCCGCGATGGCCGAAATCACGCTTGGTGCGGGGCCTCTGCACACGCCGCACATTGAGCGCAATTACCTTCGTTCACACCACGGACAGTTCCGTCTGGTCGCGCTGTCAGCCAACCAGACGCTATTGGAAGGCACTACCTGGTACCAGGACTACTTCTGGCCGCAGGCATACTGGCGACCATGGTCTGATGCCATTATTCATCGCATTCATATGCGCGTATTGCAGCATGTGAAACAACAGGCTGAAGTGGCCACTACCGTGGCCACAACGCCGTAG
- a CDS encoding ABC-F family ATP-binding cassette domain-containing protein: MISVSNVTMRYGSKILFEDVSTQFIAGRRYGLTGPNGAGKSTFMKVLTGELEAQKGTVVRPRKLGVLKQDQYAFDAYRVIDTVIMGNAPLWAALEEREILYNKAELTDDDGIRLGELEGVVGDENGYEAEADAAILLQGLDIPNEVHERKMSELQGGQKVRVLLAQALFGEPDALLLDEPTNYLDLESIHWLQDFLLAYRGTLITISHDRHFLNAVCTHTADIDYQTIITYTGGYDDMVMQKVSVRTRIESQNEEREKKIAQLNDFIARFSAGTRSSQVNSRKKEVERLATTDLARSNIQRPFIRFDMLRPSGKHVLEVEGVTHTYDTPAPDGTSGPVFKPFTSQLMRGEKVILMGRNGTGKTTLLKSLLSGMPDLQDNDFPRTQGEVKWGHEAQIGYFAQDHKAAIQHGTTVSEWLHGFDPKKSTEEIRGILGQMLFRGEEGLKKTDALSGGEAARLLFCKLMMQKPNILILDEPTNHLDLESINALNQSLQKYEGTVLLVTHDQDLIEEVGTRIWHFEHGQITDHKGPYEEYQQQLALDAK, encoded by the coding sequence ATGATCTCTGTCTCGAATGTCACGATGCGGTACGGCTCGAAGATTCTCTTTGAGGACGTTTCCACGCAGTTTATTGCAGGCCGTCGTTACGGCCTGACCGGTCCCAATGGCGCGGGTAAGTCGACCTTCATGAAGGTCCTTACTGGCGAACTGGAAGCGCAGAAGGGCACCGTTGTGCGTCCGCGCAAGCTTGGCGTGCTGAAGCAGGACCAGTATGCGTTCGACGCGTATCGCGTGATCGATACCGTTATCATGGGCAATGCGCCGCTGTGGGCCGCGTTGGAAGAGCGCGAGATCCTGTACAACAAGGCCGAACTGACCGACGACGACGGCATCCGCCTGGGCGAGTTGGAAGGCGTTGTTGGCGATGAGAACGGCTATGAAGCGGAGGCCGATGCGGCCATCCTGCTGCAGGGCCTGGACATTCCCAATGAAGTGCATGAGCGCAAGATGAGCGAGCTGCAGGGCGGCCAGAAGGTCCGCGTGTTGCTGGCGCAGGCGCTGTTCGGCGAACCAGATGCGCTACTGCTGGACGAACCGACGAACTATCTCGATCTCGAGTCGATCCACTGGCTGCAGGACTTTCTGCTGGCGTATCGCGGAACACTCATTACGATCTCGCACGATCGCCACTTCTTGAACGCGGTCTGCACGCACACGGCAGACATCGATTACCAAACGATCATCACCTACACCGGTGGCTATGACGACATGGTGATGCAGAAGGTCAGCGTTCGCACTCGCATTGAATCGCAGAATGAAGAGCGCGAGAAGAAGATTGCGCAGTTGAACGACTTCATCGCGCGATTCAGCGCTGGTACTCGGTCGTCGCAGGTGAATTCGCGTAAGAAGGAAGTGGAGCGTCTTGCCACGACGGACCTGGCGCGCTCTAACATTCAACGCCCGTTCATCCGCTTTGACATGCTGCGCCCCAGCGGTAAGCATGTGCTGGAAGTGGAAGGCGTGACACACACCTATGACACGCCTGCTCCCGATGGCACGTCAGGACCAGTGTTCAAACCATTCACGTCGCAGTTGATGCGTGGTGAAAAGGTAATCCTGATGGGCCGTAACGGTACCGGCAAAACGACACTTTTGAAATCGTTGCTGAGCGGCATGCCTGATCTGCAGGACAATGATTTCCCGCGCACGCAGGGCGAAGTGAAGTGGGGCCATGAAGCGCAGATTGGTTACTTTGCTCAGGACCATAAGGCTGCCATTCAACACGGAACCACAGTGTCAGAGTGGTTGCACGGCTTCGATCCGAAGAAGTCCACGGAAGAGATTCGCGGCATCCTGGGACAGATGTTGTTCCGCGGTGAAGAAGGTTTGAAGAAGACCGACGCACTCTCCGGTGGAGAGGCTGCACGTCTGCTGTTCTGCAAACTGATGATGCAGAAGCCGAACATCCTGATCCTGGATGAACCGACGAACCATCTCGACCTGGAAAGCATCAATGCGCTGAACCAGTCGCTGCAAAAGTACGAAGGCACTGTCCTGCTCGTCACGCATGATCAGGATCTGATTGAGGAAGTGGGCACGCGTATCTGGCACTTCGAGCATGGCCAGATCACCGATCACAAGGGGCCCTACGAGGAATATCAGCAGCAGCTGGCATTGGACGCGAAGTAG
- a CDS encoding glycoside hydrolase family 76 protein: MFLRRFLLAALALIAVSLSAQQPSVPHKEAIRRVEAGITALQRWYVQRTGLYQTTGWWNSANAITMLVDAMHAGLPHANEAIVSNTFTQAQIVVPKSEQTGELAKMSGNTGFLNEFYDDEGWWALAWIDAYDLTSKPQYLAMAQSIFHDMQGGWDDTCGGGIWWSKKRHYKNAIANELFFDVSASLARRGTHTDRADALAWAKKEWAWFQSSGMINDDHLVNDGLEINKSTGACRNNKRNVWTYNQGVVLGALAEYSRATHDATALTEARTLADAGLTHLTDNNGILHDTCEPKCRADANQFKGIFVRNLRILDHELHEPRYRAFFATNATSIWEHARNEKDQLGVAWNGPPTELNAGTQVSALDALVAAASDR, encoded by the coding sequence ATGTTTCTGCGACGCTTCCTTCTCGCTGCTCTCGCTCTTATCGCGGTTTCGCTCTCGGCACAGCAACCATCCGTCCCGCACAAAGAAGCGATCCGTCGCGTAGAAGCCGGCATCACGGCGCTGCAGCGCTGGTACGTGCAACGCACGGGGTTGTATCAGACCACCGGATGGTGGAACTCTGCCAACGCCATCACCATGTTGGTGGATGCGATGCACGCGGGCCTGCCTCACGCGAACGAAGCAATCGTAAGCAACACCTTCACGCAGGCTCAGATCGTTGTGCCCAAGTCGGAACAGACCGGCGAACTGGCAAAGATGAGCGGCAATACCGGTTTCCTGAACGAGTTCTATGACGACGAAGGTTGGTGGGCGCTCGCGTGGATCGACGCCTATGACCTCACATCCAAGCCACAGTACCTCGCCATGGCGCAGTCCATCTTTCACGACATGCAGGGCGGATGGGACGACACCTGTGGTGGCGGCATCTGGTGGAGCAAGAAGCGACACTACAAGAATGCCATCGCGAACGAACTCTTCTTTGACGTTAGCGCGTCGCTTGCACGTCGCGGGACGCATACAGATCGTGCAGATGCACTCGCATGGGCAAAGAAGGAGTGGGCGTGGTTCCAGTCCTCTGGCATGATCAACGACGACCATCTGGTGAACGATGGCCTTGAGATCAACAAGTCAACAGGCGCATGCCGCAACAACAAACGCAACGTGTGGACGTATAACCAGGGCGTTGTACTCGGAGCACTAGCGGAGTACTCACGCGCCACGCACGATGCCACAGCACTTACCGAAGCACGGACTCTGGCCGATGCCGGGCTCACGCATCTCACCGACAACAACGGCATCCTGCATGACACCTGCGAGCCCAAGTGCAGAGCCGATGCGAACCAGTTCAAGGGCATCTTTGTGCGCAACCTACGCATTCTCGATCACGAGCTACACGAACCCCGCTATCGTGCCTTCTTTGCCACCAACGCAACCAGCATATGGGAGCATGCGCGCAACGAAAAGGATCAGCTTGGCGTTGCCTGGAACGGACCTCCCACAGAACTCAACGCAGGCACACAAGTTTCCGCGTTGGACGCACTCGTAGCAGCCGCAAGTGATCGATAG
- a CDS encoding DUF2237 family protein: MSFVEPVKAESKNVLGQPMQTCGCDPMTGFYRDGCCDTGPDDVGVHTVCCVVTEEFLAASQRLGNDLSTPMPQFGFPGLKPGDRWCVCAARWLQVFEAGAACPVVLEATHENTLRIVPFELLLQHAVIPDKLH; this comes from the coding sequence ATGTCTTTTGTGGAACCCGTCAAGGCGGAATCGAAGAACGTATTGGGCCAGCCGATGCAGACATGTGGCTGCGATCCCATGACCGGCTTCTACCGGGACGGATGCTGCGACACCGGTCCGGACGATGTTGGTGTGCACACCGTGTGCTGCGTGGTCACTGAGGAGTTCCTTGCCGCGTCCCAGCGCCTGGGCAACGACCTGAGCACTCCGATGCCGCAGTTTGGCTTTCCGGGCTTGAAGCCGGGCGATCGCTGGTGTGTATGCGCCGCACGTTGGTTGCAGGTTTTTGAGGCGGGTGCGGCATGCCCTGTAGTGCTGGAAGCGACGCACGAAAATACGCTGCGGATAGTTCCGTTTGAACTACTTTTGCAGCACGCTGTTATTCCGGATAAGTTGCATTAG